From the genome of Halorussus caseinilyticus, one region includes:
- a CDS encoding SpoVR family protein, whose translation MRDRPRTEKAAEPLREPADEARNLAHKLGLDPYDVNYWVVDYDEMNELIAYNGFQERYPHWRWGMQYDRQQKQGQYTGGKAFEIVINDDPSHAFLQESNAVADQKAVITHVEAHADFFAKNRWYRMFADELDAAAMLERHARRIEEYMSDPEIDREAVEQWIDSVLCLEDNIDQHEPFKRQFEREDDDEDEMPDDELAERLEEMDLSDEVKQQVFDEEWLDEQADAAELDEPERDVLAFLRDHGKAYDEESGKAEEMTEWQKEILEMLRAESYYFAAQKLTKVMNEGWAAYWESAMMGEEAFAGDDEFLLYADHQARVLNSPGLNPYQLGKELWEYIENTENRREVCRKLLRTEGVTWRNFHDTVDFDRVQELLAPDPRIDGIDPESLDELDALAPEKVDEENLEKAKNNEIDVESYPWKVLTYEGLAERHFSLCKRQNRGFLRSVSQQDLEQFARYIVDDARFESVEQAIADVDYTTGWDKMRDVRASNNDVTFLDSYLTQEFVTDNQYFTYEFSQTTGDYRVASTDYEDVKKKLMLQFTNFGKPTVAVYDGNYNNRNELLLGHHYNGVMLDIEQAKRTLERVFDLWGRPVNLKTIVKEVDDRDAEIARRRDREPEPEEVGKLLRYDGETFTMEDLKWSEVEDIAATEVDYDTKPEDWLA comes from the coding sequence ATGAGAGACCGACCCCGAACCGAGAAGGCAGCCGAACCGTTGCGGGAACCGGCCGACGAAGCCCGGAATCTGGCCCACAAACTCGGACTCGACCCCTACGACGTGAACTACTGGGTGGTCGATTACGACGAGATGAACGAACTCATCGCGTACAACGGCTTCCAAGAGCGCTACCCCCACTGGCGGTGGGGCATGCAGTACGACCGCCAGCAGAAGCAGGGCCAATACACCGGCGGGAAGGCCTTCGAAATCGTCATCAACGACGACCCGTCCCACGCCTTCCTGCAGGAGTCCAACGCCGTGGCCGACCAGAAGGCGGTCATCACCCACGTCGAGGCCCACGCCGACTTCTTCGCCAAGAACCGGTGGTACCGGATGTTCGCCGACGAGTTGGACGCCGCGGCGATGCTGGAACGCCACGCTCGGCGCATCGAGGAGTACATGTCCGACCCGGAAATCGACCGCGAGGCGGTCGAGCAGTGGATAGACAGCGTGCTGTGTCTGGAGGACAACATCGACCAGCACGAACCGTTCAAGCGCCAGTTCGAGCGCGAGGACGACGACGAAGACGAGATGCCCGACGACGAGTTGGCCGAGCGACTCGAAGAGATGGACCTCTCCGACGAGGTGAAACAGCAGGTGTTCGACGAGGAGTGGCTAGACGAGCAGGCCGACGCCGCCGAACTCGACGAACCCGAGAGAGACGTGCTGGCGTTCCTCCGGGACCACGGCAAGGCCTACGACGAGGAGTCGGGCAAGGCCGAGGAGATGACCGAGTGGCAGAAGGAGATTCTGGAGATGCTTCGAGCGGAGTCGTACTACTTCGCGGCCCAGAAGCTGACGAAAGTGATGAACGAGGGATGGGCCGCGTATTGGGAATCGGCTATGATGGGCGAAGAGGCGTTCGCGGGCGACGACGAGTTCCTGCTGTACGCCGACCATCAGGCGCGGGTCCTGAACTCGCCGGGACTCAACCCCTACCAGCTCGGCAAGGAACTCTGGGAGTACATCGAGAACACCGAGAACCGCCGGGAGGTCTGCCGGAAACTCCTCCGGACCGAGGGCGTTACGTGGCGCAACTTCCACGACACGGTGGACTTCGACCGAGTGCAGGAGTTGCTCGCGCCCGACCCCAGAATCGACGGCATCGACCCCGAGAGTCTGGACGAGTTGGACGCGCTCGCACCTGAGAAAGTGGACGAAGAAAATCTAGAGAAGGCTAAGAACAATGAAATTGATGTCGAGAGCTATCCGTGGAAGGTTCTGACCTACGAAGGACTGGCCGAGCGCCACTTCTCGCTGTGCAAGCGCCAGAACCGCGGGTTCCTGCGGTCGGTCTCTCAACAGGACTTAGAGCAGTTCGCGCGCTACATCGTGGACGACGCGCGCTTCGAGTCCGTCGAGCAAGCCATCGCGGACGTGGACTACACCACCGGATGGGACAAGATGCGCGACGTTCGGGCGTCGAACAACGACGTGACCTTCCTCGACAGCTATCTGACCCAAGAGTTCGTCACGGACAACCAGTATTTCACCTACGAGTTCAGTCAGACCACGGGCGACTACAGAGTCGCCAGCACGGACTACGAGGACGTGAAGAAGAAACTGATGCTCCAGTTCACGAACTTCGGTAAACCGACCGTCGCGGTGTACGACGGCAATTACAACAACCGTAACGAGTTGTTGCTCGGCCACCACTACAACGGCGTGATGCTCGACATCGAGCAGGCCAAGCGGACCTTGGAGCGCGTGTTCGACCTGTGGGGTCGGCCGGTGAACCTCAAGACCATCGTGAAGGAGGTGGACGACCGGGACGCCGAAATCGCCCGACGGCGCGACCGCGAACCGGAACCCGAGGAGGTCGGCAAACTCCTGCGCTACGACGGCGAGACGTTCACGATGGAGGACTTGAAGTGGAGCGAAGTCGAGGACATCGCCGCGACCGAAGTGGACTACGACACCAAGCCGGAAGACTGGTTGGCGTAG